In Drosophila innubila isolate TH190305 chromosome 2R unlocalized genomic scaffold, UK_Dinn_1.0 1_C_2R, whole genome shotgun sequence, the following are encoded in one genomic region:
- the LOC117783793 gene encoding nose resistant to fluoxetine protein 6, whose product MPAMYQLDDYDLCLQKPPSWLLAHSTYCMVYAEIVPNASSTLWQQIENISQDDKHCFRHDHLFIGVCLEQCKKAIQTLSKFQIQQLYEGKVMDTELSTYYAKVHNRPSDERIHYDHLINSCLNRNFERKFQLRLRSSIEYCKWADEQLEHDALDVTVYVMLSLIILLTIMSTYYDYRLKLKQTDPSKVQGNVFYQQRLKTRAQQFLATFSLCRNYYRIVMPSQSEMSRDLRFFDAFRVMGIFVVILGHTLMVFMTVQIQNPEFYEQFLYRPETSIFQNGNAFIQIFFVMSSFLLYVNFSERQWINKETSILNCIRVYFRAFISRYFRLLPSLIMLILFNGTILTRLGDGPFWRHLTEAERVFCRNNWWKNVFFINNYLLKESCAQQTWYMAADMQLFELFLIIIIITKKYPGLTRFIYYVLFLLTFTVPALLTYYLKLDAVYHIRPETYRYLYFRNSETFYQIYPPFYTNLGGYFTGFLCGHLYLKVRSSTKAESYRGKWSLELGMWLLIPAAILVLLSGFIFIKHDFEKPSIWLAIYAGLYKNLWILICAGFVCCMCFKVGWIAYEFCCLPIFRPLSRISFQAFLWHVFILRLVAGYFRDPVYINSLFLFGNVLLVFVLTQIVAFFMALLFEYPLVELLKLLTQHDIIHKKPDLNNPAVCQIELNNTLGKPI is encoded by the exons ATGCCAGCCATGTACCAATTAGATGACTATGATCTGTGCCTGCAGAAGCCTCCAAGCTGGCTTTTAGCTCACAGCACCTACTGCATGGTCTATGCTGAAATTGTGCCCAATGCTAGCTCCACTCTCTGGCAGCAAATTGAGAATATATCCCAGGACGACAAGCATTGTTTTCGGCACGATCATCTATTTATTGGAGTATGCCTAGAGCAGTGCAAGAAAGCAATTCAAACTCTCagcaaatttcaaatacagCAGCTGTACGAGGGCAAAGTGATGGACACTGAG CTGAGCACTTACTATGCCAAAGTACATAATAGGCCATCAGATGAACGCATTCACTACGATCATTTGATCAACAGTTGCCTTAATCGAAACTTTGAACGCAAATTTCAACTTCGACTTCGCAGCAGCATCGAGTACTGTAAATGGGCAGATGAGCAACTGGAGCATG ATGCACTGGATGTGACTGTGTATGTGATGCTTTCCTTAATCATCCTGCTCACCATCATGTCCACCTACTATGATTATCGCCTGAAGTTGAAGCAAACCGATCCCTCCAAAGTTCAAGGCAATGTCTTCTACCAACAGCGATTAAAGACGCGTGCTCAACAATTTCTAGCGACATTTTCGCTGTGTCGCAATTATTATCGAATCGTAATGCCATCACAAAGTGAAATGTCCCGAGATCTGCGCTTCTTTGATGCCTTTCGTGTGATGGGCATCTTTGTTGTAATTCTGGGACACACGCTGATGGTTTTTATGACTGTCCAGATACAGAATCCCGAGTTCTACGAGCAGTTTCTTTACAGACCCGAAACATCGATATTTCAGAATGGTAACGCCTTCATCCAAATCTTTTTCGTCATGAGCTCCTTTCTGCTATACGTGAACTTTTCGGAACGGCAATGGATTAACAAAGAAACGAGTATCTTGAACTGCATTAGAGTCTATTTTCGTGCTTTCATCAGCAGATATTTTCGCCTATTACCCTCATTAATAATGCTCATATTGTTCAATGGCACGATCCTAACCCGACTGGGAGATGGACCCTTCTGGAGACATTTAACTGAAGCAGAGCGTGTCTTCTGTCGCAACAACTGGTGGAAGAATGTCTTCTTCATCAACAACTATTTGCTGAAAGAGAGT TGCGCACAACAAACTTGGTATATGGCTGCCGATATGCAACTCTTTGAACTCTTTTTAATAATCATCATAATAACCAAAAA GTATCCAGGACTCACTAGATTTATCTATTATGTGCTATTTCTATTAACATTTACGGTTCCAGCTTTAttaacgtattatcttaaactAGATGCCGTTTATCACATTAGGCCTGA AACATATCGCTATTTGTACTTTCGCAACTCAGAGACATTCTATCAGATCTATCCGCCATTCTATACCAATTTGGGTGGATATTTTACGGGCTTTCTTTGTGGTCATCTCTATCTGAAAGTGCGTTCCTCGACAAAAGCCGAAAGTTACAGGGGCAAATGGAGCTTGGAATTGGGCATGTGGTTATTGATTCCAGCTGCCATTTTGGTGCTTCTCTCGGgcttcatatttataaaacacgACTTTGAGAAGCCGTCCATTTGGTTGGCCATCTATGCGGGACTGTACAAGAATCTATGGATATTGATTTGTGCCGGATTTGTGTGCTGTATGTGCTTTAAAGTGGGCT gGATTGCCTATGAATTTTGCTGTCTACCCATTTTTCGGCCTTTGTCTCGCATTTCTTTCCAAGCATTTTTATGGCATGTCTTCATATTGCGATTGGTAGCTGGTTATTTTCGAGATCCGGTATATATCAacagtttatttttg TTTGGAAATGTGCTGTTGGTTTTTGTGCTCACACAAATCGTTGCCTTCTTCATGGCgctattatttgaatatcctTTGGTAGAGTTGTTAAAGTTACTGACCCAACATGACATAA TTCACAAGAAACCGGACTTGAACAATCCAGCAGTATGTCAAATTGAACTCAACAACACGTTGGGTAAACCCATCTAG